The DNA sequence CTGAGCCGCGGTCGCGCCGCCGCCTCACGCGGATCCGTTCGCCAGCGGGGTACCGCTCGCGCGAGGCGGCCGCTCGGCCGTGGGCGGGGACGCCTGGATGCGGCCGGGGTCGGCCGCCGGGGATCGGCCGGCCGCCGCGGACGTCATAATGGCCTTCCGACCGAAGCCGACCCGGGCAGATCGCCCGTGCAGGGCAAGGAGCCTCGATGAGCTACCCCCAGGACCCCGGCTGGTCCGCTCCCCCGGGACACCAGGGACCCCAGGGTCCGTGGCAGCAACCTCCCCCGGGAGCCGGCGGTCCTCAGTACCCCGGACAGCAGCCTCCCGGCGGTCCCGGCCCCGGATACGGGCCGCCGCCGAGCGGACCCGGCCCTGGATACGGGCCGCCGCCGAGCGGACCCGGCCCTGGATACGGGCCGCCGCCGAGCGGACCCGGATACGGCCCTCCGGGCGGTCCGGGCGCACCACCGGGCGGGCATCCAGGCGGCGCGCCCCAGAACCCCTTCCCCCCGCCGCCCGGTGGACGGCCGCCCGGGGGCGGCCGCAACGTCGGGCTCATCCTGGTCATCGTCGCCGTCTGCATCGCCGTGCTCGTCGTGTTGGGCGGGGTCGGGTTCTGGCTCCTCGGCACGTCGAACGGGGGCTCTTCGGGGTCCTCGGGCTCCGCCGGCCAAGGCGGCGGCTCGCTGGAGCGCTACCAGGGCACCTGGGACGGCTCGCTCGAACAGTACGACGCCGGCGGCAACTCCATGGGCACCTGGTCGCTCACCCTGGAGATCGACGGCGAGCGGATCGCGGGTGAGGAGTACGGCCTCACAGGAACCGAGGACGGCCGCTGCACCTGGGAGATCGCCGACACCACACTTACTCGGGAGAACCTGCGGTTCGCCTACTCGGTGGCCGACGACCCCGACTGCGTCGACAACGGCGCAGTCACGCTGACGCCCGCCGGCGACGACGGTCTCGAAATCGTGGTCGTCAGCACCATGCAGGACGGCAGTGAAAGCACGTCGTCGGGCATCATCCAGCGCCAGTAGGAGACCTGCGCCGCACAGCGGCGGCCGGACGCGCGCAACCGTCCGGCCGCCGCTGTTTCACGTGGAACGTCGCCCGCGCCCGGCACCGCGCCCGTGCCGGCTTCGGCGGCCGAGCCGCGGTGCGTCCGCGGCGTCCGGGCAGCCATAGGGTTGACCGGTGTCCTTCTACCGCGATCTGCGCGACGTGCTTCGGGGACCGCGGTTCCGCCGCCTGTTCGCCACCCGGCTGGTCTCCCAGTTCGGCGACGGCGTCTACCAGGCCGGACTGGCGGGATACGTCTTCTTCGCGCCCGAGCAGCAAACCACCGCGGCCGAGGTCGCCGCGGCGTTCGCCGTCCTACTGCTGCCGTTCTCCGCCGTCGGCCCCTTCGCCGGTGTCCTTATCGACAGGTGGTCACGTCGACAAGTCCTGGTCGCGTCGACCCTCGCCAAGGGGCTGCTGGCGGCCGGAACCGCCGCGCTGGTGTGGTCGGGCTCCGACGGTGCCGCCTTCTACGCCGGTGCCCTCGCCCTGCTCAGCGTGAACCGCTTCGTGCTGGCCGCGCTCTCCGCGGCGCTGCCGCACGTGGTGCCGCGGCACAAGCTCATGATGGCCAACGCCGTCACCCCGACGTGCGGCACCTTCGCCGCCTTCCTCGGTGCGGGTGTCGGTGCGGGACTGCGCCTGCTCGGCGGCGGCGGGCACACGGGCACCGCGCTGATCCTGTTCGGAGCGGGAGTGGCGATGGCGCTGGCCGCGCCCGCGGCACTCACGCTCGGCCGGGCGGAACTGGGCCCCGACCTCGCCGAGCAGACCGACCGCGTCCGGACCGCGGTACGCAACGTCGCGGTGGGCCTGGCCGACGGGGCGCGCCACATCTGGCACCGGCGCCCGGCGCGCTACGGGCTCGCCACCATCGCCGGTCACCGCCTCGGCTACGGCGTCGCGACGCTGGTCACGCTGCTGCTCTACAACAACACCTTCACCGCCGGCGGCGTGGCCGGGTTCGCCGGGTTCTCCGTGGCGCTGGCGGCCTCGGCCGCCGGGTTCTTCGCCGGCGCGGTGTCGACGCCCTGGGCCACGGCCCGGGTCCCCGCCGACGCCTGGATCGCGCTGCTACTGGGCGGTGGATGTACGGCACTGGTGGGATTCGGCCTGCCGTTCTCCGCCGTCCTCTTCCCAGCGGCGGCATTCGCGCTGGGGGTCGTGTCACAGGGCGTGAAGGTGAGTGTCGACACGCTGGTCCAGCGACATGTCGACGACGCCTTCCGGGGGCGGGTCTTCTCGGTCTACGACATGCTCTTCAACGCCGCCTTCGTCGCCGGAGCCGCCGTGGCCGCGGTAGCGGTGCCGCCGTCAGGGGTCAGCGCCGGAACCGTCGCCGCCCTCGCCGCCGGCTACGCGGTGATGGCGGCCTGCTGGACGGTGCGCGCCCGCGTCCGGCGCCGCGCGGGGGCCGACGCGGCCCGCAGCGGGGAGTGAGGCGGCCGCGAGGAGCCGAAGCGCGGTGTCGACATGGCGCTGTGGCGATGCGGCGACATGCGGACATGCCGGTATGCGGCCCGGGGACGCGCCCTGCGGCCCCGGGAGGCCGGCCGGTGCCCTACTCGCCCTCCTGCGTGCCGGAGCCGCCCGATTCGCCGAGGTGGCGTTCGGCCCAGGCGCGCAGCTCGGCCGCCGCCGCGTCCTTGCCCATCGGGCCGTTCTCCAGGCGCAGCTCCAGCAGGAACCGCCACGCCTTGCCGATCATCGGGCCGGGGCCGATGTCGAGGATCTGCTGGATCTCGTTGCCGTCGAGGTCGGGGCGGACCTTGTCGAGCTCCTCCTCCTCGGCGAGGCGCTCGATCCGGCGCTCGATGTCGTCGTAGGCGCGGGCCAGCGCGGCCGCCTTGCGGCGGTTGCGGGTGGTGCAGTCGGCCCGGGTGAGGACGTGCAGCCGCTGCAGCTGGTCGCCGGCGTCGCGCGCGTAGCGCCGCACCGCCGAGTCGGTCCACTCGCCCTTGCCGTAGCCGTGGAAGCGCAGGTGCAGGGCCACCAGCTTGCCGACGTCGGCGACGACGTCCTTGGAGAACCGCAGCGCGCTGAGCCGGTTCTTGCTCATCGAGGCGCCCACCACCTCGTGGTGGTGGAAGGTGACGCGGCCACCTGCCTCGAAGGCCCGGGTCTTGGGCTTGCCGATGTCGTGCAGCAGCGCCGCCAGCCGCAGCACGAGATCGGGCTCCATTCCGCGCTTGCCTTCCAGCTCGATCGCCTGGTCGAGCACGGTGAGCGAGTGGTCGTAGACGTCCTTGTGCCGGTGGTGCTCGTCGATCTCCAGGCGCATGCGCGGGATCTCGGGCAGCACGTGGGCGGCGAGGCCGAGGTCGACCATCAACTCCACCCCCGTGCGGGGGGCGCTGCTGAGCATCAGCTTGGTGAGCTCGTCGCGGACCCGTTCGGCCGAGACGATCGTCAGCCGGTCGGCCATGGCGGCGGCCGCCTCGCGCACCTCCGCGGCGGGCGTGAGGCCGAGCTGGGCCGCGAAGCGGACCGCGCGCATGATGCGCAGCGGGTCGTCACTGAAGGAGTCCTCAGGCTTGCCGGGAGTGCGCAGCCGCCCGGCAAGCACGAGGTCGGCCAGCCCGCCGAAGGGGTCGACGAACTCGCGCTCGGGCAGCCGCACCGCCATGGCGTTGACGGTGAAGTCGCGGCGCAGCAGGTCGTCGTGCAGCGAATCGCCGTAGTTCACCTCGGGCTTGCGGGACTTGGGCTGGTAGGACTCGCTGCGGTAGGTGGTGATCTCCAGCTGAAGGCCGCCCTTGCGCAGCCCGACCGTGCCGAAGTCGATCCCCACTGTCCACACGGCGTCGGCCCAGCCCTCGACCAGCGAGAGGATCGTCTGCGGGACGGCGTCGGTGGTCAGGTCGAAGTCGTGCACCGCGCGGCCCAGCAGGGCGTCGCGGACGGGACCGCCTACCAGCGCGAGCTCGTGCCCGCCCGCGGCGAACCGCTCCCCCAGCTCCTCGGCGACGGAACCGATGGAGCCGAAGAGTTCGGCTATCGCCGCCCGCTGCTGGTCGGTGAGCTCGCCGGCTGCGGTCGGCACACTCCTGTCCGCGGGCTCGCGAGGGGATTCACCTGGAAACGCTGTGTTCGGCACACCACCAGAGAGTAGGTGGCGTCTCCGAGTGATGCGAATCGGCCCCAGCCCGCCGTACAGGGACGATCGCGCCCGCGGGCAATCCTGCACGGGGTCTGGGACAGGGCTCCCATACTTTCCGCCCTGCCCGTAATGCATCGGAGCGCGGGCGGTGAGGCGGTATCGTTCTCAGCAGTCCGCCGCTACACCCGCTTGATCCGGGCGGGCGTGCGCGTGACTCGCGAGACCGCGGCGTCCAACATCTCCGTTCCAATCCCCCGCGGGCCACTGTCAACCTGACACGGAAGACCTTCTGGCGTGCGTCGTATCGTCCACATCGGCGCGGTCGTGGCCACGACCGCCGCCATCGTCCCGGCTCTGGCCGGATTCACCCCTGCCCAGGCGCCGGTCGCCACCGCCGCCGACGAGGAGGGCACCGAAAACGCCCCGCTGGTCGTCGAGGAGATCACGCCGAAATCCATCGGGGACGACAGCCGGATCCGGATCCGCGGCGAGGTCACCAACACCACCGGCAGCAGGATCGACGAGGTCACCGTACGGTTCAGCTATTCGGCGTACGCGTTCGACGAGCGCTCCGAACTCGGCGAGTTCACCTCGGGCGACGGCGTACGGCCCGGCATCGAGGCGGCCGAGGTCGAACTGGACGAGCCGCTGGCCCCCGGCGACTCGGCCGAGTACACGCTGCGCGCCGATGCCGCCGAGTTGTCGCTCTCCTCCTGGGGTGTCTACCCCCTGGTGGTGGAGGCTTCCGACGGATCCGGCGGCGAGATCGGCCGGCAGCGGACCTTCCTGCCCTACCGCGGCGGCTCGGCGCCGGAGACCCTCGACATCGCCTGGGTGTGGCCGCTGATGGACCGGCCCCAGCGCGCCGACGAAGACACGTTCCTCGGCGACTCGCTGACCCGGAGCCTTGGCCCCGATGGGCGGCTCGGCCGGCTGCTGACGATCGGCGCCCAGGACGAGCGAGTGAGCCTGGAGCCCGAGGACCCCGCCGAAGAGACCTCCCCGTCGCCGCTCACCCCGTCGCAGACTCCGTCCGAGACCCCGTCTGCCGCCGCTTCCGCGGCCGCCGAGGACGCCTCCGCGACCGCCGGGGCCGATTCGCAGGCCGGCGCGCAGGACGGGTCGCAGCGCGGCCCCTCGGACGAGGACACCGGGGTCCCCCTCACGTGGGTCGTCGACCCCGGGCTGCTGGCCGACATCGACCGGCTCACCTCGCCACACCGGCTCGTGGAGGAGCCGCGTTCGGCGACCGGATCGGGGCAGGGCGCGGGCGGCGCCGCCGAGGACGACGCCGGGATCGCCACCACCTCCGCGCAGGCCAGTCCCGAGGCCGGCATCTGGCTCGACCAGGCCCGCGCGGCGCTGGCGGAGGACTCCCTGGCGGCCGCGCCCTACGCCTCCGCCGACATCGCCGCCCTGCTGCGCCACGGGCTCTCCGACGACGCCGACGCGTCGGTCGAACTGGGCCGCGAGGCGGTCGAGCGGGTGCTGCAGCGCACCGCCGACGAGACCGTCGCCGTGCCCCGGGGCGGCCTGCTGAACACCCCCACCCGCGAGTTCTACCAGCGCCACGGTGCCAGCACGTTCCTGCTGCGTGAGGCCGCCATGCCCGCCGAGTCCGGGCTGGGGTACACGCCCACAGCGCAGGCTCCGGTGTCGCTGGGCAAGGGCGAGAAGGGCACCGCGCTGGTCGCCGACAGCGGACTCGCCCAGGTGCTGCGCCAGGAGGCCGACGGCCCCGGAGAGGCGGCCCTGGCCCAGCAGCGCTTCGCCGCCGAGACCGCCATGATCGCCGCCGAGTCGCCCGGGACTCCGCGCACCCTCCTCGCCTACCCGCCCGCCGACTGGAACCCCAGCGCGGACTTCGCCCGCGGCCTGCTGGACTCCAGCCGGTCGCTGCCCTGGCTCGACCCGGTCGAGCTGGCCGGGGTCGAACCGGACGACTCCTCGTCCGGCGACGCCCGCAAGGACCTCGTCTACCCCGAGCGCGCTACGCGGTCCGAACTCGACAAGTCCTACCTGGAGAAGGTCAAGGACGTGCGCAGCCGGGTCCGGCTGTTCAACAGCGTCCTCGTCGACGGCGAGGACCCCTTCCGCCCGGCGATCCTGCGGCTGGAGTCGGCCGCCTGGCGCCGGGAGGACGACCTCTCCTCCCCTGCGCGCGCCCTGGTGCGCCAGGCGGTCGAACGGGACATGGACAAGGTCCACATCATCCCGACCGAACCCGTGACACTGGCCAGCACGACCGGGACCATCGCCGTCCTCATCGCCAACGACCTGCAGGACCAGACGGTGCGGGTCAACCTGTCCATGCTGTCGGGCAACCCCGAACGCCTGTCCATCGGCAACTACCAGGACGCCATCGAGATCGGCCCCGGCGGCAAGACCACCGTCTACGTGGAGCTGACCGCGCGGGTCAACGGCCGCACGATGATCCAGATGAACCTGCACAACCTCAACGGGGAGCCGATCTCCGACGAGCAGTACCTGCCGGTGCACGCCACGGGGATGGGGATGCAGGCTCTGGTGATCAGCGGGCTCGGCGCTCTCGTGCTCGTCGTCGCGCTGGCGCCGCGCGCCCTGCGCAAGTGGGCGCGCAACCGCGCGGGCGGCGCCGCGGCCACCGCTGCGGCCGGCCCCCCAGGGGGCGAGGGCGACGACGAGGACGGCGGGGACCGCGGCACGACCGGGTCACCCGAACCGGCGGACGACCGCGGCGGCGCGCAGGGCGAGTGGTCGGGCCCGGACGCCGGTATGCAGCACAATGAGGAGGGATCCGCGAGCGCCCCGCCGACCGGCTCCGGCTCCGATTCCCCCTCCGCGCCGCCGGCCCAGGGCGAGGACTCCTCCGGCGGCACCGGCGCCGAACGCTAGCGGCGGTCGAGCAGTCCGGACCGCGACGCCGATCGCCGAACTCCGAGCTTCGCCTCGCCGAGCCACGTATTTCGAAGGGAGCCGTCTGTGGCCACCGAGACCACCAACGGCAGCGACGAACCCCCTGCCGCCGGCCGCGACCCCGCCGACGCGGCCGCCCGGGACGGGGGGTACGCAGCGGCGCAGCCCGCGGAGGACTCCGCCGACGCCGAGGCGCAGGAGTCCGCGCAGCCGGAGGAGGACGGCGGCTCCGGGGGCATGATGCGCTCCAGCGCGATCATGGCCGCGGGCACCATGGTCTCCCGCGTCACCGGATTCGTGAAGGCCGTGGTCATCGCCGCTGCCCTGGGCACCCAGCTGCTCGGCGACGCCTACCAGACCGCGCAGACCATCCCCTTCATCATCAACGACCTGCTCATCGGCGGGCTCATCGCCAGCGTCCTGGTGCCGCTGCTCGTCAAGCGGCGCATGCGCGACGCCGACGGCGGCGTGAAGACCGAGAACCGGCTGTTCACCTCCGCCGTGCTGGTGCTCCTCGCGGTGACGACGGCGGCGATCCTGGCCGCCGAACCGCTCATCGGCCTCTACCTCGGCGACTCCGCACCCCGCCAGTCCGAGGTTTCGGTGTACCTGGCGCGCTTCCTGCTCGCCCAGATCTTCTTCGTGGGGCTGAGCGGCCTGATCAGCGGCATGCTCAACACCCGCAACCGGTTCGGCGCGCCCGTGTGGGCACCCGTGCTGAACAACCTCGTCATCATCGCCGTCGGGGCGCTGTTCCTGGTGGTGGCGGGCGCCGGGCGGACCGTCGACACCGTGACACAGGGGGAGCTGGTGCTGCTGGGCGCCGGCACCTCGACCGGCATGGCCGTGCAGGCGGTCGTCCTGATCGCGGCGCTGTGGCGCGCCGGCTTCCGCTGGCGGCCCCGGTTGGACCTGCGCGGCTCCGGCCTGGGAGAGGCGCTGCGCACCGCAGGCTGGATGTTCGTCTACACCGTGATGACCCAGATCGGCCTGCTGATCACCGCCAACGCGGTCAACCGCGCCGGCGCCGCCAGCGCCAGCGGCGGCTACGACGTCGGCGCCGGGCTGACGGCCTACAACTTCGCCTACACGCTCTTCCAACTGCCCTACGCCATCATCGCGGTCTCTCTGATCACGGTGCTGCTGCCGCGGATGAGCGCCCACGCCGCCGAGCAGCGCTGGTCCGAGGTCCGCGACGGGTTCTCCCGCACGCTGCGGATGTCGGCCCTGGTGCTCGTTCCGCTGGGCCTCGCGCTGGCGATCTACGCGGTACCGGTGGCCACCCTCGTCTTCGCGCGCGGCAACACCTCCGCCCAGGACGCGGCCAACATCGGCGCCGTGCTGTGCGCAATGGCGCTGGGGCTGGTGCCGTTCACCGTCTTCCAGCTGATGCTGCGGGTCTTCTACGCGATGAGCGACACGCGCACGCCCGCCCTGATCAGCATCGCGAACGTGACCGTGCACGGTGTGCTGGCCTACACGGCGTTTCGTCTGCTGCCGCCCGACGTCGTCGTGATCGGGGTCGCCGCCGGGTTCATGCTGTCGTTCCTCTCGGGGTCGGTGATCGCCGGGTTCATCCTCAGCCGCCGACTCGGCGGGCTTGACGGGCGACGCATCGGTGCAACACTGTTGCGGCTGCACGCGGCCGCGATCCCCAGCGTCGTCGTCGGCATCGGCGTCCTGTGGCTGTTCTCCAGCCAGGTCGGCGATGGCCTCGCGACCGACATCGGGGCCCCGGTCGTCGGCTGCCTGGCGGGCG is a window from the Streptomonospora litoralis genome containing:
- a CDS encoding MFS transporter, which produces MSFYRDLRDVLRGPRFRRLFATRLVSQFGDGVYQAGLAGYVFFAPEQQTTAAEVAAAFAVLLLPFSAVGPFAGVLIDRWSRRQVLVASTLAKGLLAAGTAALVWSGSDGAAFYAGALALLSVNRFVLAALSAALPHVVPRHKLMMANAVTPTCGTFAAFLGAGVGAGLRLLGGGGHTGTALILFGAGVAMALAAPAALTLGRAELGPDLAEQTDRVRTAVRNVAVGLADGARHIWHRRPARYGLATIAGHRLGYGVATLVTLLLYNNTFTAGGVAGFAGFSVALAASAAGFFAGAVSTPWATARVPADAWIALLLGGGCTALVGFGLPFSAVLFPAAAFALGVVSQGVKVSVDTLVQRHVDDAFRGRVFSVYDMLFNAAFVAGAAVAAVAVPPSGVSAGTVAALAAGYAVMAACWTVRARVRRRAGADAARSGE
- a CDS encoding CCA tRNA nucleotidyltransferase; this translates as MPNTAFPGESPREPADRSVPTAAGELTDQQRAAIAELFGSIGSVAEELGERFAAGGHELALVGGPVRDALLGRAVHDFDLTTDAVPQTILSLVEGWADAVWTVGIDFGTVGLRKGGLQLEITTYRSESYQPKSRKPEVNYGDSLHDDLLRRDFTVNAMAVRLPEREFVDPFGGLADLVLAGRLRTPGKPEDSFSDDPLRIMRAVRFAAQLGLTPAAEVREAAAAMADRLTIVSAERVRDELTKLMLSSAPRTGVELMVDLGLAAHVLPEIPRMRLEIDEHHRHKDVYDHSLTVLDQAIELEGKRGMEPDLVLRLAALLHDIGKPKTRAFEAGGRVTFHHHEVVGASMSKNRLSALRFSKDVVADVGKLVALHLRFHGYGKGEWTDSAVRRYARDAGDQLQRLHVLTRADCTTRNRRKAAALARAYDDIERRIERLAEEEELDKVRPDLDGNEIQQILDIGPGPMIGKAWRFLLELRLENGPMGKDAAAAELRAWAERHLGESGGSGTQEGE
- a CDS encoding DUF6049 family protein produces the protein MRRIVHIGAVVATTAAIVPALAGFTPAQAPVATAADEEGTENAPLVVEEITPKSIGDDSRIRIRGEVTNTTGSRIDEVTVRFSYSAYAFDERSELGEFTSGDGVRPGIEAAEVELDEPLAPGDSAEYTLRADAAELSLSSWGVYPLVVEASDGSGGEIGRQRTFLPYRGGSAPETLDIAWVWPLMDRPQRADEDTFLGDSLTRSLGPDGRLGRLLTIGAQDERVSLEPEDPAEETSPSPLTPSQTPSETPSAAASAAAEDASATAGADSQAGAQDGSQRGPSDEDTGVPLTWVVDPGLLADIDRLTSPHRLVEEPRSATGSGQGAGGAAEDDAGIATTSAQASPEAGIWLDQARAALAEDSLAAAPYASADIAALLRHGLSDDADASVELGREAVERVLQRTADETVAVPRGGLLNTPTREFYQRHGASTFLLREAAMPAESGLGYTPTAQAPVSLGKGEKGTALVADSGLAQVLRQEADGPGEAALAQQRFAAETAMIAAESPGTPRTLLAYPPADWNPSADFARGLLDSSRSLPWLDPVELAGVEPDDSSSGDARKDLVYPERATRSELDKSYLEKVKDVRSRVRLFNSVLVDGEDPFRPAILRLESAAWRREDDLSSPARALVRQAVERDMDKVHIIPTEPVTLASTTGTIAVLIANDLQDQTVRVNLSMLSGNPERLSIGNYQDAIEIGPGGKTTVYVELTARVNGRTMIQMNLHNLNGEPISDEQYLPVHATGMGMQALVISGLGALVLVVALAPRALRKWARNRAGGAAATAAAGPPGGEGDDEDGGDRGTTGSPEPADDRGGAQGEWSGPDAGMQHNEEGSASAPPTGSGSDSPSAPPAQGEDSSGGTGAER
- the murJ gene encoding murein biosynthesis integral membrane protein MurJ, which produces MATETTNGSDEPPAAGRDPADAAARDGGYAAAQPAEDSADAEAQESAQPEEDGGSGGMMRSSAIMAAGTMVSRVTGFVKAVVIAAALGTQLLGDAYQTAQTIPFIINDLLIGGLIASVLVPLLVKRRMRDADGGVKTENRLFTSAVLVLLAVTTAAILAAEPLIGLYLGDSAPRQSEVSVYLARFLLAQIFFVGLSGLISGMLNTRNRFGAPVWAPVLNNLVIIAVGALFLVVAGAGRTVDTVTQGELVLLGAGTSTGMAVQAVVLIAALWRAGFRWRPRLDLRGSGLGEALRTAGWMFVYTVMTQIGLLITANAVNRAGAASASGGYDVGAGLTAYNFAYTLFQLPYAIIAVSLITVLLPRMSAHAAEQRWSEVRDGFSRTLRMSALVLVPLGLALAIYAVPVATLVFARGNTSAQDAANIGAVLCAMALGLVPFTVFQLMLRVFYAMSDTRTPALISIANVTVHGVLAYTAFRLLPPDVVVIGVAAGFMLSFLSGSVIAGFILSRRLGGLDGRRIGATLLRLHAAAIPSVVVGIGVLWLFSSQVGDGLATDIGAPVVGCLAGALLFLLCARLLVRELSDAVALVRARLGR